Part of the Roseomonas sp. OT10 genome, GCTGGCTCGAGGAGCGGCTGCGCTCCCTGCGCGAGCAGGCGATCACCGCCGACGAGGCGGTGCAGCGCTACAAGGCCGAGAACAACATCGTCGATACCGACAAGGGCCTGCTCTACGAGCGTGAAATCGGCGAGCTGAACACGCAGATCATCGCCGCCGCCAGCCGCACCGCGGAGACCCAGTCGCGCCTCGCCCGGGTGGAGGCGATCCTGGGCAACGGCACGCCCGTGCCGGACGCGACGGTGGCGGACACGCTGCAGAACCAGGTCATCGTCCGGCTGCGCCAGCAGTACCTGGACGCGTCGCGGCGCGAGGCGGAGTGGTCGCAGCGCTACGGCGCCAGCCACGCCGCCGCCGTGAACATGCGCAACGAGATGGCCCAGATCCGCCGGGCCATCCAGGACGAGCTGGGCCGGATCGCCCAGACCTACCGCAGCGACGCGGAGGTCGCGGTGGCGAACCAGAAGGCGCTGGAGGCCCGCATGGCCGAGCTGGTCGAGCAGGCCGGCCGGCTGAACACGGACCGCATCCTGCTGCGCTCGCTGCAGTCCTCGGCCGATACCTACCGCTCGATCTACGAGAACTTCCTGCAGCGCTACACCCAGGCGATGCAGGACCAGTCCTACCCGATCTCCGACGCGCGGGTGGTGAGCGAGGCGACGGTGCCGCTCAGCAAGAGCTCGCCCAAGGCCGTGCTGGTCCTTGCGGGCGCCCTGGTGCTCGGCCTGGGCCTGGGCGGCTTCCTGGCCTTCGTCCGGGAGATGATGGACCGCGGCCTCCGCACGCCGGAGCAGCTTCGGGCGGTGACGGGCGCCGATTGCCTGGGCGCGCTCAGCAGCCTGTCGCGGCGGGAGATCCGCCGCGCCGGCAACCGTGCCCGCGAGGCCCGGCCGACCGTCGCGGTCGCCAGCGGCCGCGCCCTGCCGGTCGACAACACGATCCTGCGCTACGCCGTCAGCGCGCCGATGTCGCCCTTCGCCGAGGTGGTGCGCAGCGTGCTGGTTCGGGTCCTGCAGCTCCGTCAGCGCGGCCGCGCCGTGAAGGTGATCGGCTGCGTCTCCGCCCTGCCGGGCGAGGGCGCCACCACCACGGCGGCGAACCTGGCCCAGATGCTGGCCGAGTCCGGGCAGTCCACCCTGCTGCTGGATTGGGACATGCGCCACATGGACCTGACCTACGGCATGGGCGCGGAGCGCACCCCGGGCTTCCTGCAGGTCCTTGCCGGCGAGGTCGCGCTGGAAGACGCGCTGTGGCAGGATCCGGTGACGGGCCTGTACTTCCTGCCTGCCGCGGCGCAGGGGCCCGTGCCGCACGCGGCCGCGCTCTTCGCCTCGGAAAAGGTGCGGCAGCTGATGCTCTCGCTGCGGGACCGCTTCGACTGCATCGTGGTGGACCTGCGGCCGCTGACGGTGGCCATGGATGCCCACGCCGCGGACGAGCTGGTCGACGGCTTCGTGCTGACGACGGAGTGGGGCCGGAGCGAGGCCGACGTGCTGAACGAGGCGCTGAACCGCTTCCTGGTGAACGATGCCCATCTGCTGGGCGTGGTGTTCAACAAGGTCGACCGCCGCGCCCTGGGCCGGTACGTCAACACGGCCCTGCCGATCTGGGGCGCTTCGCCGCGCGCGGCGTAACCTCCGGACGGGGTTGCCGAGGCACAACACCCCGCTCGACGCAGGTCGGGCGGGGTGTTTTGCGTTTGGCGTAGGGCGCGACCCTATCCTGGCGGCCCGCGATGTCCTGAGGGCGGCATGGCACAGAGCGTGGCCGGGGTGGGTGGGCGCCCGTCCGGCCCGGTAGCGCGGGGCGGCCACTGAACGGTCTCATATGGACGGTAGGATGACCTGACCGGTCGTGCTGTGGTGTTCGGGCGTGGGACCGGGAGGGGACACCGGCCTGCGGCATCGACGCCGTGCGTCGATCCCCGTCCCGGACCTTCCCCTGCCGGGGCCACAAGCGGGCCCCGGTCCACGCTGGGAGTCTGGTGCTTTCGGGGGGTGTCAGCTTCCAGGCTCAACCCTGACGGAACGCGGACAGACGGGACTCCGAAAGAACTCAGAAGGCGTCAGCAAGCGTGGAGGACGGTCCCGCCGAGGAGCATGGCTCCTCGGCGCCGCGACCCCGTGTCCGGCTGTCCCGCGGCAGCGCTGATCGGGTCCAGGGCCCGCAGGGTCCTGGCGGAGTGGGGGTACGGGGGCGAGGCAGAGCCTTGCCCCCGGGCCATAGGCGCCATCCTGGCCGAAGGTCGCAGGATGCAACGGGCTGGCTTTGGCGCAGACGTCCGGGCCATGGCGGCCTCGTGACGGCCGCGTCCGCCCCTCTCGTCCTCAACTCTTGCCGGCGGTCCGGGCCACCTGATCTTCGGGCGGTGGCCCGCCGCGTCAGTTCACGGCGGAGCGGATCGACGAGCTGCTGGTGGCGCCCGGCAGGATCAGGTTGAGGAACTTCGAGAGCTGCGTCGCCGGGGCATTGGAGGTGAACATCACGTCCCCGTGGCGCATCGGGAAGCGGTTCGCCATGAAGAACGCCCCCGGATTCAGGAAGTCCGCCTGGTAGACGGTGGGCACGGGCTCCGTGACCTCGGGCGGCAGGCTCAGCCCCGCGTTGCGCAGCATCTGCGGCGTCTCGTAGCGGAACAGGAACACGGCCTGCGGGTCGGCCCGGTCATCCGTCAGCCCGCCCGCGCGCCCCACCGCATCGGCCATGCTTAGCCGCGTGTCGTCGAAGGAGAAGCGGCGGTTGATCTGGCTGACCGAGTTGGTCTGGCCCATCGCGCCCAGCGCCGTGAAGTAGCGCGGCTCGCGCGTCACCACGATGACGTCGCCCGGACGCAGGGCGATGTTCTGCTCCGGGTCGACACCGATCTCGCCCAGCAGGGCGCGCTCGATCCGGCCGCCGCGCTGCAGCGTCACCATCGTCTCATAGGCGGGGAACTTCGGGCCGCCGGCGCGGGCGATGGCGCTCAGCAGCCGGTCGCCCTGCGGGTCCAGCGGGAAGCGCTGGGAATTCATGACCTCGCCGAGCACGCTGATGTTGTTCGACCGCCGCTCGGTCAGCGTGACCACCGCCTGCGGCTCCAGCGCGCGGCGGGAGAGGCGACCCTCGATGGAACGCTGCAGCTGTACCGGCGTCAGGCCGGCGGCGCGGATCGAGCCGCCGAAGGGAACTGTGATGGTGCCGGAGGCATCCACCTGCTGCGCCGGCAGCTGCACGAAGTTCCCCGACCGCGCGCCGGCATCCGATGGGATGAAGAGCCCGCCCGACTGGCTCTCGAAGATGGTGACGGCCACGACGTCGCCGATGCCGATGACCAGGTCCGTCGGCGTGGCGCTGAGCGTGCTGCCGGTGAAGAGCGGCCGCCGCTCCTCCGCTTCCAGGCGCGTGATCAGGCGGGGCGTCAGCGGCATCAGCGCATAGGGCACGGAGCTCGCGCCCGGCTCCTCGTAGAGCCGGTACTCCGCGCCGTTCACCATGGTCATCTGCGTCGGCCCGCTCCGGGGCAGGAAGACGGTGTTGCAACCCGCGGTAGCCAGAGCGCCGAGCAGGGTGGTGATTCGGATCGCCTGGTTCACGGTCTACGCTCTCCATTTCAAGCCGTTCACGCGGGCCAGACAGCCCGGTGCCGGCCGTAAGGTTACACTGTCGCTCCAGCGGCTGGGAGGGCGTGCCGTATTTGCGACGCCTCCGGGCAGGGCGGCTGCGCCCCGGCGTGTCCCCCGCGCCACACCTGCATGCGCGGCCGGCGCAACAGCCTCTGCACTGGCCGGCGCGCCGGCGCGGGCGTAGGTATCCGGCGGAGCAAGGGGGCCAGGATGGGCGCGCCGCGCAGGATCATGCTGCTGACCGGGGCGAGCCGCGGGATCGGCCACGCCACGGTCAAACGCTTCCAGGCGGAGGGGTGGCGGATCATGACCGTCTCCCGCCAGCCCTTTTCCGAGGAGTGCCGCTGGCCGGAGGCGCGGGAGAACCACCTTCAGGCCGATCTCTCCGATCCGGTGGCGGTGGGCGAGCTGATCGCCCTGGTGCGGCAGCGCCTGCCGGACGGGCAGTTGCATGCGCTGGTCAACAATGCCGGCATCTCGCCGAAGGGGCCGGGCGGCTCCCGCCTCGGCGTGCTGGCCACCGACTACGCCGCCTGGAACGCCGTCTTCAACGTCAACCTCTTCTCCATCGCCCTGCTGGCGCGGGGGCTGTTCGAGGAGCTGAAGGCGGCGCGCGGCAACATCGTCAACGTCACCTCCATCGTCGGCTCGCGCGTGCATCCCTTCGCCGGCGCCGCCTATGCCTGTTCCAAGGCCGCGCTGAACGCGCTGACGCGGGAGATGGCGCATGAGTTCGGCGGCCACGGCATCCGGGTCAACGCCATCGCCCCGGGCGAGATCCGCACGGCGATCCTCTCGCCCGGCACGGAGGAGATCGTGGACCGGCAGATCCCGATGCACCGGCTGGGCGAGCCGGCGGAGGTGGCGGAGACGATCCTGTTCCTCTGCTCCGGCGCCTCCTCCTACATCAACGGTGCCGAGATCCACATCAACGGCGGCCAGCACGTCTGACCGGGGCCTGGGGGCGGGGCTGGCCCGCCCTGGCACGATCGGTGCAGGAAGGCGCGCAGCCCCCGCTCCGCCGCGCGCGGAGTCGCTTCATCCGGAGAGAGGCCCATGACCCAGGCGCACCGCGTCGCCGCCACGCCCCAGACGGTGCGCTTCGGCGCCTTCGACGCCGCCTTCCCGCCGGTGGCGAGCATCGCGCCGGGCGAGCTGGTGGTGCTGGAATGCGTCTCCGGCGCCCCGGAGATCATGCCGAAGCCGGAGAGCGGGATGGTGGTGCCGCCGCCGCTGGCGGCGATCCACGCCGCCGACCCGCCCCGGATGGGGCCGCACATCATCACCGGCCCCGTCGAGGTGAAGGGCGCCGAGCCCGGCGACATGCTGCGCGTGGACATCGAGCGGATCGAGCTTGGCGCGGACTGGGGCTTCTGCGGCTTCCGCCCGCTCTTCGGCACGCTGCCGGAGGACTTCCCCTATGCGCGCATGCTGCACATCCCCGTGGACCGCGAGGCGCGCACCTGCCGCCTGCCGATGGGGGAGGGGATCACCCTGCCGCTCTCACCCTTCTTCGGAGTGATGGGCGTGGCGCCGCCCCCCGAGTGGGGCCGCATCAGCACGAAGGAGCCGCGCGCGCATGGCGGCAACCTGGACAACAAGGAGATCGGCGAGGGTGCGACGCTGTTCCTGCCGGTGCATGTGCCGGGCGCGATGTTCAGCGCGGGCGACGGGCACGGCGTGCAGGGCGACGGCGAGGTCTGCATCAACGCGCTGGAGATGTGCCTGACCGGGCACTTCCGACTCGGGCTGGAGAAGGGCGGCGGCAAGGCCGACCCGATCCTGCGCTTCCCGCGTGCGGAGACGGCGACGCACTTCATCACCATGGGGCTGAACGAGGATCTGGACCTCGCGATGAAGCAGGCGCTGCGCGAGATGATCGCCTTCATCAGCGCGCGCGCGAACCTGTCCGCCGCCGATGCCTATCAGTTCTGCTCGCTCGCGGTGGATTTCCACGTGACGCAGACCGTGAACGGCGAGAAGGGCGTGCACGGCATGCTGCGCAAGGGCCT contains:
- a CDS encoding SDR family NAD(P)-dependent oxidoreductase, whose protein sequence is MGAPRRIMLLTGASRGIGHATVKRFQAEGWRIMTVSRQPFSEECRWPEARENHLQADLSDPVAVGELIALVRQRLPDGQLHALVNNAGISPKGPGGSRLGVLATDYAAWNAVFNVNLFSIALLARGLFEELKAARGNIVNVTSIVGSRVHPFAGAAYACSKAALNALTREMAHEFGGHGIRVNAIAPGEIRTAILSPGTEEIVDRQIPMHRLGEPAEVAETILFLCSGASSYINGAEIHINGGQHV
- a CDS encoding acetamidase/formamidase family protein, with translation MTQAHRVAATPQTVRFGAFDAAFPPVASIAPGELVVLECVSGAPEIMPKPESGMVVPPPLAAIHAADPPRMGPHIITGPVEVKGAEPGDMLRVDIERIELGADWGFCGFRPLFGTLPEDFPYARMLHIPVDREARTCRLPMGEGITLPLSPFFGVMGVAPPPEWGRISTKEPRAHGGNLDNKEIGEGATLFLPVHVPGAMFSAGDGHGVQGDGEVCINALEMCLTGHFRLGLEKGGGKADPILRFPRAETATHFITMGLNEDLDLAMKQALREMIAFISARANLSAADAYQFCSLAVDFHVTQTVNGEKGVHGMLRKGLLF
- a CDS encoding GNVR domain-containing protein, with product MLNIAKPIDQTQFVAPLPEPAFQWLPAVLRFARRRWPWMAAVLALFLALAGAYLAVATPQFTATVDLSIDTRRAHPFRQQPLVVDSLYDNTYVESQVEVMRSAGTARALVESQNLVNDPRFMRGPGILGQARQQVMALVARVAGGFGIQADSAPSANEAAEQLTRATDQMQGMMKVRRIGQTSVVQLSVTSPDAELAATLANAAAHVYISGQLDTIAANTRQAGGWLEERLRSLREQAITADEAVQRYKAENNIVDTDKGLLYEREIGELNTQIIAAASRTAETQSRLARVEAILGNGTPVPDATVADTLQNQVIVRLRQQYLDASRREAEWSQRYGASHAAAVNMRNEMAQIRRAIQDELGRIAQTYRSDAEVAVANQKALEARMAELVEQAGRLNTDRILLRSLQSSADTYRSIYENFLQRYTQAMQDQSYPISDARVVSEATVPLSKSSPKAVLVLAGALVLGLGLGGFLAFVREMMDRGLRTPEQLRAVTGADCLGALSSLSRREIRRAGNRAREARPTVAVASGRALPVDNTILRYAVSAPMSPFAEVVRSVLVRVLQLRQRGRAVKVIGCVSALPGEGATTTAANLAQMLAESGQSTLLLDWDMRHMDLTYGMGAERTPGFLQVLAGEVALEDALWQDPVTGLYFLPAAAQGPVPHAAALFASEKVRQLMLSLRDRFDCIVVDLRPLTVAMDAHAADELVDGFVLTTEWGRSEADVLNEALNRFLVNDAHLLGVVFNKVDRRALGRYVNTALPIWGASPRAA
- a CDS encoding polysaccharide biosynthesis/export family protein — its product is MNQAIRITTLLGALATAGCNTVFLPRSGPTQMTMVNGAEYRLYEEPGASSVPYALMPLTPRLITRLEAEERRPLFTGSTLSATPTDLVIGIGDVVAVTIFESQSGGLFIPSDAGARSGNFVQLPAQQVDASGTITVPFGGSIRAAGLTPVQLQRSIEGRLSRRALEPQAVVTLTERRSNNISVLGEVMNSQRFPLDPQGDRLLSAIARAGGPKFPAYETMVTLQRGGRIERALLGEIGVDPEQNIALRPGDVIVVTREPRYFTALGAMGQTNSVSQINRRFSFDDTRLSMADAVGRAGGLTDDRADPQAVFLFRYETPQMLRNAGLSLPPEVTEPVPTVYQADFLNPGAFFMANRFPMRHGDVMFTSNAPATQLSKFLNLILPGATSSSSIRSAVN